In Pseudomonas sp. MTM4, one genomic interval encodes:
- a CDS encoding sensor histidine kinase produces the protein MAEVGSLRGRLLRRLAVLLALLLLFSGWSAYWNGRAAADTAYDRTLLASARAIADGLVTNDGKLRANVPYVALDTFAYDSAGRIYYQVLDISGRLVSGYEDLPAPGADIRRTDDYPALARFYDGEFKGEGVRLVSLLQPVSEPELNGIAEIRVAETLGARERMARSLLTDTLWRVGLLAITALLLVWLAVSAALRPLGKLSEAVELRQPDDLRPLPLVTVQRELKPLVAALNHFTERLRGQFERQAQFIADASHELRTPLAALKARIELGLREQQPQRWLETLEEAEAHTDRVIHLANQLLSLARIESGAQSIAEGGAQRLDLSQLARELGLAMAALAHKRGVAIALEADRPVWIHGEPTLLSELLSNLLDNALAHTPVGGNVVLRVKEDGVLEVEDDGPGIAPEEREKVFARFYRVQQKGQGAGLGLAIVGEISRAHRATIELGQGTLGGLLVRLRFASTLD, from the coding sequence ATGGCTGAGGTCGGCAGCCTGCGCGGACGACTGCTGCGCCGGCTGGCGGTGCTGCTGGCGCTGTTACTGCTGTTCAGTGGCTGGAGCGCTTACTGGAATGGCCGCGCCGCCGCCGATACCGCCTATGACCGCACGCTGCTGGCTTCGGCCCGTGCCATCGCCGACGGGCTGGTCACCAATGACGGCAAGCTGCGCGCCAACGTGCCTTATGTGGCGCTGGACACCTTTGCCTATGACAGCGCCGGGCGCATCTACTACCAAGTGCTCGATATCAGCGGCCGCCTGGTCAGCGGTTACGAAGACCTTCCAGCACCAGGCGCCGATATTCGGCGCACCGACGACTATCCTGCCTTGGCCCGGTTCTATGACGGCGAGTTCAAGGGCGAGGGTGTGCGTCTGGTCAGTCTGTTGCAGCCGGTTAGCGAGCCGGAGCTCAACGGCATCGCCGAAATTCGCGTGGCCGAAACCCTCGGTGCCCGTGAACGCATGGCGCGCAGTCTGCTCACCGACACCCTGTGGCGGGTCGGCTTGCTGGCGATCACGGCGCTGCTGCTGGTGTGGCTGGCGGTGAGCGCCGCGTTGCGTCCGCTGGGCAAGCTCAGCGAGGCGGTCGAACTGCGCCAGCCGGACGATTTGCGTCCGTTGCCGCTGGTGACGGTGCAGCGCGAACTCAAGCCGCTGGTGGCCGCGCTCAATCATTTCACCGAACGCCTGCGCGGCCAGTTCGAACGCCAGGCGCAGTTCATTGCCGATGCCTCGCACGAGCTACGCACGCCGCTGGCGGCGCTCAAGGCGCGCATCGAGCTGGGTCTGCGCGAACAGCAACCGCAGCGCTGGCTGGAAACGCTCGAAGAAGCCGAGGCGCATACCGACCGGGTCATTCATCTGGCCAACCAGCTGCTGTCTCTGGCGCGCATCGAAAGCGGCGCGCAGTCGATTGCCGAGGGTGGCGCGCAACGCCTCGACTTGAGCCAGCTGGCACGCGAGCTCGGGCTGGCGATGGCCGCGCTGGCGCACAAGCGTGGCGTCGCCATCGCCCTCGAAGCGGATCGCCCGGTGTGGATTCACGGCGAGCCGACGCTGCTCAGCGAGCTGCTGAGCAACCTGCTGGACAATGCGCTGGCACATACGCCCGTTGGCGGCAACGTGGTGCTGCGGGTGAAGGAAGATGGCGTGCTGGAAGTCGAAGACGATGGTCCGGGAATCGCGCCCGAGGAGCGCGAGAAGGTCTTCGCGCGCTTCTACCGTGTGCAGCAAAA
- a CDS encoding response regulator, translating to MRILLVEDHPQLAESVAQALRAGGWTVDLLNDGVAADLALATEDYALAILDVGLPRLDGFQVLARLRERGKTLPVLMLTARGEVTDRVHGLNLGADDYLAKPFELSELEARVKALLRRSVGGGERQQRCGVLAHDLDARRFTLAGEPLALTSREQGVLEALIARPGRVMSKDQLAAQVFGLDEDASADAIEIYIHRLRKKLEGQPVRIVTFRGLGYLLEATDG from the coding sequence ATGCGGATTCTTCTGGTCGAGGACCATCCCCAACTGGCTGAAAGCGTCGCCCAGGCGTTACGCGCCGGCGGATGGACGGTGGACCTGCTCAATGATGGCGTGGCGGCCGATCTGGCCCTGGCCACCGAGGATTACGCACTGGCGATTCTTGACGTCGGGCTGCCTCGGCTCGACGGCTTTCAGGTGCTGGCGAGGCTGCGTGAACGCGGCAAGACGCTACCCGTCCTCATGCTCACCGCGCGCGGCGAGGTCACTGATCGCGTGCACGGGCTCAATCTCGGCGCCGATGACTATCTAGCCAAGCCGTTCGAGCTGTCCGAACTCGAAGCGCGGGTCAAAGCGCTGTTGCGGCGCAGCGTCGGTGGCGGCGAACGCCAGCAGCGTTGCGGCGTGCTGGCTCATGATCTGGATGCCCGGCGCTTCACCCTGGCTGGCGAGCCGCTGGCGCTGACCTCGCGCGAGCAGGGTGTGCTCGAGGCGTTGATCGCCCGTCCCGGGCGGGTGATGAGCAAGGACCAGCTCGCCGCGCAGGTCTTCGGTCTGGATGAGGACGCCAGCGCCGACGCCATCGAGATATACATTCACCGTCTGCGCAAGAAACTCGAGGGTCAGCCGGTGCGCATCGTCACCTTCCGGGGTCTCGGCTATCTGCTCGAGGCCACTGATGGCTGA
- a CDS encoding OprD family porin, translating to MLTAVRTKPAYARLTLAVAAASLSPLVQADFLEDSSATLQTHNIYLNRDFREGDGQSKREEWSQGFLLNIESGFTEGTVGFGLDAMGMLGIKLDSGGGRTGTDLLPVHDDGSTPDEFSRLGLTAKAKISETELRYGSHIPETPVVKASDSRTLPQVFEGTMLVSQDVAGLTLSGGRLDKVIDRASTNSQDLQINNKNGRFDSAAEADHLTFAGAKYEFSDRFTGTYYAAELDDIYRQHFFNLQMVQPLGEASALTADLRLMISDDTGAANAGKIDNQAWNGMVGYSLGGHKVSLAYQQMNGDTGYAYIDGGDPYLVNFVQINDFANAEERSWQARYDYNFASIGIPGLTFLTRYISGDNAEYTGGSNGSEWERDIELKYVVQSGPLKNVAVRMRNAMFRSDFARDADENRLIVSYSLPIW from the coding sequence ATGCTGACTGCCGTCAGAACTAAACCCGCATACGCTCGCCTTACCCTCGCCGTCGCGGCCGCCTCGCTGTCGCCCCTGGTGCAGGCCGATTTCCTCGAAGACAGCAGCGCCACGCTGCAAACTCACAACATCTACCTGAATCGTGATTTTCGCGAAGGGGATGGTCAGTCCAAACGTGAGGAATGGTCGCAGGGCTTTCTGCTCAATATTGAATCCGGTTTCACCGAAGGCACCGTGGGCTTTGGCCTCGATGCCATGGGCATGCTCGGCATCAAGCTGGACTCCGGCGGCGGCCGCACCGGCACCGATCTGCTCCCGGTGCATGACGATGGCAGCACCCCGGATGAATTCAGCCGACTCGGGCTGACGGCCAAGGCGAAGATTTCCGAGACCGAGCTGCGCTACGGCAGCCACATTCCCGAAACGCCAGTGGTGAAGGCCAGCGACAGCCGCACCCTGCCCCAGGTGTTCGAAGGCACGATGCTGGTGTCTCAGGACGTGGCCGGCCTGACCCTGAGCGGTGGCCGTCTGGACAAGGTTATCGATCGCGCCTCGACCAACTCCCAGGATCTGCAGATCAACAACAAGAACGGTCGTTTCGACAGCGCCGCCGAAGCCGATCATCTGACGTTCGCCGGAGCCAAGTACGAATTCAGCGATCGGTTCACCGGCACCTATTACGCGGCGGAGCTGGACGACATCTACCGTCAGCACTTCTTCAATCTGCAAATGGTACAGCCGCTGGGCGAGGCCTCCGCGCTGACCGCCGACCTGAGGCTGATGATCAGCGACGACACCGGCGCGGCCAATGCCGGCAAGATCGACAACCAGGCCTGGAACGGGATGGTCGGGTACAGCCTGGGCGGCCATAAGGTCAGCCTCGCCTATCAGCAAATGAACGGTGACACCGGCTACGCCTACATCGATGGCGGCGACCCATACCTGGTCAACTTCGTCCAGATCAACGACTTCGCCAATGCCGAAGAACGCTCCTGGCAAGCCCGTTACGATTACAACTTTGCTTCCATCGGCATACCCGGCCTGACCTTCCTGACCCGCTACATCTCCGGCGACAACGCCGAGTACACCGGCGGCAGCAACGGCAGCGAGTGGGAGCGCGACATCGAGCTCAAGTACGTGGTGCAGAGCGGGCCGCTGAAGAATGTCGCGGTGCGCATGCGTAACGCCATGTTCCGCTCCGATTTCGCCCGCGATGCCGATGAAAACCGTTTGATCGTCAGCTACAGCCTGCCGATCTGGTAA
- a CDS encoding tripartite tricarboxylate transporter substrate binding protein: METAIRRIALLSSCLVLSSQLFAEPKRPECIAPAKPGGAFDLTCKLAQSGLKDEGLLESPMRVTYMPGGVGAVAYNAVIAQRADDPATITAFSSGSLLNLAQGKFGRYDETNVRWLAGIGTDYGAISVRADAPYQNLDDLIAAVKKDPSSVVFGAGATIGGQDWMQTALIARAAGVDPKKLRYVAFEGGGETLTAMLGGHVQITSSGLAEVAPQLEAGKIRILAVLSDDRLPGKMSDIPTAKEQGYDISWPVIRGFYMGPEVSDEDFNWWKTQFDSLLATEGFARLREQRDLFPLSMTGDELTALVNKQVTDYKALAAEFGLVK; the protein is encoded by the coding sequence ATGGAAACTGCTATCCGCCGTATCGCCCTGCTCTCGTCCTGCCTGGTCCTGTCCAGCCAGTTGTTCGCCGAGCCCAAGCGCCCCGAATGCATCGCCCCGGCCAAACCCGGCGGCGCCTTCGACCTGACCTGCAAACTGGCCCAGAGCGGTCTGAAGGATGAAGGCCTGCTCGAATCACCGATGCGCGTTACCTACATGCCCGGCGGTGTCGGTGCCGTGGCCTACAACGCGGTGATCGCCCAGCGCGCTGACGATCCGGCGACCATCACCGCGTTCTCCAGCGGCTCGCTGCTGAACCTGGCACAAGGCAAGTTCGGTCGCTATGACGAAACCAACGTGCGCTGGCTGGCCGGCATCGGCACCGACTACGGCGCCATTTCAGTACGGGCGGACGCGCCTTACCAGAACCTCGACGACCTAATCGCCGCAGTCAAGAAAGACCCCAGCAGTGTAGTCTTCGGTGCTGGCGCCACCATCGGTGGGCAGGACTGGATGCAGACCGCGCTGATCGCCCGCGCCGCTGGCGTCGATCCAAAGAAACTGCGCTATGTCGCCTTCGAGGGCGGCGGCGAAACTCTCACCGCCATGCTCGGCGGTCATGTCCAGATCACCAGCAGCGGTTTGGCCGAGGTCGCGCCACAGCTCGAAGCCGGCAAGATTCGCATCCTCGCGGTGCTTTCCGATGACCGTCTGCCAGGCAAGATGTCGGACATTCCGACCGCCAAGGAACAGGGCTACGACATCAGCTGGCCGGTAATTCGCGGCTTCTACATGGGCCCGGAAGTCAGCGATGAAGACTTCAACTGGTGGAAGACGCAGTTCGACAGCCTGCTCGCCACTGAAGGGTTCGCCAGGCTGCGCGAGCAACGTGACCTGTTCCCGCTGTCGATGACCGGGGATGAGCTCACCGCCCTGGTCAACAAGCAGGTGACTGATTACAAGGCTCTCGCCGCCGAGTTCGGCCTGGTCAAGTAA
- a CDS encoding tripartite tricarboxylate transporter TctB family protein, with the protein MYVRVFAAAWLLACAGLALLAWSFEAPFAYDPVGPRAYPLLLLFLMGCGALWLLCKPHGEPTPPFDWMMARRALFCVLVLLGYALLFETLGFVITTALATFALGLLFNGRLWPCLISGVLMGVLLYGLFDLLLDVPLPLGVLRLLES; encoded by the coding sequence ATGTACGTTCGTGTCTTCGCCGCGGCGTGGCTGCTCGCCTGCGCCGGTCTAGCGCTGCTCGCCTGGAGTTTCGAGGCGCCTTTCGCCTACGACCCGGTCGGCCCGCGCGCCTACCCGCTTCTGCTGCTGTTTCTGATGGGCTGCGGCGCGCTCTGGCTGCTCTGCAAACCACACGGGGAACCGACGCCTCCGTTCGATTGGATGATGGCCCGGCGAGCCCTGTTTTGCGTGTTGGTCCTGCTGGGCTACGCGCTGCTGTTCGAGACGCTCGGCTTCGTCATTACCACGGCACTGGCCACCTTCGCCCTGGGCCTGCTGTTCAACGGACGCCTGTGGCCCTGCCTGATCAGTGGCGTACTGATGGGCGTGCTGCTCTACGGCCTGTTCGACCTGTTGCTTGATGTGCCGCTGCCGCTGGGCGTGCTGCGCTTGCTGGAGAGCTGA
- a CDS encoding tripartite tricarboxylate transporter permease — protein sequence METLNFLMQGFDVATRPTNLLVALFGAFVGTVVGLLPGLGPINGVALLLPLAFALGLPPETALILLAAVYLGCEYGGRISAILLNVPGDAAAVMTTLDGYPLARQGKAGIALSLSAVSSFIGSTIATCGVVLFAPLLAKWAVAFGPAEYFVLMIFAIACLGGMVGDKPVKTLMAALIGLGLATVGVDSTTGVYRFTFGSVSLSDGIQFVIVVIGFFSVSEVLLMLEKTHSGQKAVKASGRLLFNFKEFCLTFWTMVRSALAGFVIGTLPGAGATIASAMTYMSEKRMAGEKGRFGDGDLRGLAAPEAANNASACGSLIPMLTLGVPGSGTTAVMIGALTLYNITPGPLLFEQQPDVVWGLIASLFIGNVILLVMNIPLVGLFSKMLSVPNWVLVPAITAISVVGVYSVHSTTFDLVLMVGLGVFGYLLRKLEFPLSALILGFVLGEMMEDNLRRALSISAGDLGILWGSPITLVLWAMAALMLAMPGLRWWRQRSRAKLNEAHA from the coding sequence ATGGAAACCTTGAACTTCTTGATGCAGGGCTTCGATGTCGCCACGCGGCCGACGAACCTGCTGGTGGCGCTGTTCGGCGCCTTCGTCGGCACCGTTGTCGGTCTGCTGCCGGGGCTGGGTCCGATCAATGGCGTGGCCTTGCTGCTACCCCTGGCCTTTGCCCTGGGCCTGCCGCCGGAAACCGCGCTGATCCTGCTGGCTGCGGTGTACCTGGGCTGCGAATACGGCGGCCGTATCTCGGCGATCCTGCTCAACGTCCCCGGCGACGCCGCGGCAGTGATGACCACCCTCGACGGCTATCCGCTGGCACGTCAGGGCAAAGCTGGTATCGCGCTGTCGCTGTCGGCAGTCAGTTCGTTCATCGGCAGCACCATCGCCACCTGTGGCGTGGTGCTGTTCGCGCCGCTGCTGGCGAAATGGGCAGTGGCCTTCGGCCCGGCGGAATACTTCGTGCTGATGATCTTCGCCATCGCCTGTCTTGGCGGCATGGTCGGTGACAAGCCGGTGAAAACCCTGATGGCGGCGCTGATCGGCCTGGGCCTGGCCACCGTCGGCGTGGACTCGACCACCGGTGTCTACCGCTTTACTTTCGGCAGCGTCAGCCTGTCGGATGGCATTCAGTTCGTCATCGTGGTGATCGGCTTCTTCAGCGTCAGCGAAGTGCTGCTGATGCTGGAAAAGACCCACAGCGGGCAGAAAGCGGTAAAGGCCAGCGGACGCCTGCTGTTCAACTTCAAGGAGTTCTGCCTGACGTTCTGGACCATGGTGCGCAGCGCCCTGGCCGGCTTCGTCATCGGCACCCTGCCCGGCGCCGGCGCCACTATCGCCAGTGCCATGACCTACATGAGCGAGAAGCGCATGGCCGGTGAAAAGGGCCGGTTCGGTGATGGCGACTTGCGTGGTCTGGCCGCCCCGGAAGCCGCCAATAACGCTTCCGCCTGCGGATCGCTGATTCCGATGCTCACCCTGGGCGTGCCCGGCTCGGGTACCACGGCGGTGATGATCGGCGCGTTGACGCTGTACAACATCACGCCTGGCCCGCTGCTATTCGAACAGCAGCCCGACGTGGTCTGGGGTCTGATCGCCTCGCTGTTCATCGGCAACGTCATTCTGCTGGTCATGAACATTCCGCTGGTCGGGCTGTTCTCCAAGATGCTCAGCGTGCCCAACTGGGTGCTGGTGCCGGCAATCACCGCCATCAGCGTGGTCGGCGTCTATTCGGTGCACAGCACGACGTTCGACCTGGTACTGATGGTCGGCCTCGGGGTATTCGGCTATCTGCTGCGCAAGCTGGAGTTCCCGCTGTCGGCGCTGATCCTCGGTTTCGTCCTCGGCGAGATGATGGAAGACAACCTGCGCCGCGCACTGTCGATCTCCGCAGGCGATCTGGGCATCCTCTGGGGCAGCCCGATCACCCTCGTGCTGTGGGCGATGGCCGCGCTGATGCTGGCTATGCCCGGCCTGCGCTGGTGGCGTCAACGCAGCCGCGCCAAATTGAACGAGGCGCACGCCTGA
- a CDS encoding AbrB family transcriptional regulator codes for MPQPRLPAWWATPLVGALGGWLASLANWPLPWMVGSLLAVIAVRCSGWLVKEVPYGRQTGQWLIASAIGLHFTSEVMQQVIEHFGVILAGALGTLLLSLIGLAILLRSGTDRATAFFSSMPGGASEMVNLAGRHAAQPAMVAAAHSLRLLLVVLIVPALFTWSLPPVDAPPPAPVSWPWLAVLLPAGALLALLWKKFGQPNPWMLGPLTACAAASVGFDLHLGLPDGVGQFGQWLIGCSLGCHFDRPFFRSAPRFLLRILLFTLLAMLAAAGLAEALGWAATLNQTSLMLGMMPGGITELCLTAEALQLSVALVTALQVLRLFLVMFLAEPLFRLWQRTTL; via the coding sequence ATGCCGCAGCCCAGGCTTCCAGCCTGGTGGGCGACGCCTCTGGTCGGCGCCCTCGGCGGCTGGCTGGCAAGCCTAGCGAACTGGCCGTTGCCCTGGATGGTCGGTTCGCTGTTGGCAGTCATCGCGGTGCGCTGCAGTGGCTGGCTGGTAAAGGAAGTCCCTTATGGACGGCAAACCGGGCAATGGTTGATCGCCAGCGCCATCGGCCTGCATTTCACCAGCGAGGTCATGCAGCAGGTCATCGAGCACTTCGGCGTGATCCTCGCCGGCGCGCTGGGCACCCTGCTGCTGAGCCTGATCGGCCTCGCCATTCTCCTGCGCAGCGGCACCGACCGCGCCACCGCGTTCTTCTCCAGCATGCCGGGCGGCGCCAGCGAGATGGTCAATCTGGCCGGACGCCATGCCGCACAGCCGGCAATGGTCGCCGCCGCCCACAGCCTGCGCTTGCTGCTGGTGGTGCTGATCGTCCCGGCGCTGTTCACCTGGAGCCTGCCGCCAGTGGATGCCCCACCACCAGCGCCCGTGAGCTGGCCGTGGCTGGCGGTGTTGCTGCCAGCTGGCGCGCTGCTGGCTCTGCTATGGAAGAAGTTCGGTCAACCCAACCCCTGGATGCTTGGGCCTCTGACCGCTTGCGCTGCAGCCAGCGTTGGCTTCGATCTGCATTTAGGCCTGCCGGATGGGGTAGGCCAGTTCGGCCAATGGCTGATCGGATGCTCGCTGGGTTGTCACTTCGACCGACCGTTCTTTCGCAGCGCGCCTCGATTCCTGCTGCGTATCCTGTTGTTCACGCTGCTGGCGATGCTCGCCGCAGCGGGTCTAGCCGAGGCGCTGGGCTGGGCGGCGACGCTGAACCAGACGTCGCTGATGCTGGGGATGATGCCGGGCGGCATCACCGAGCTGTGCCTGACGGCCGAAGCATTACAATTATCAGTGGCGCTGGTGACGGCGCTACAGGTGCTGAGATTGTTTCTGGTGATGTTTCTAGCCGAGCCGCTGTTTCGGCTTTGGCAGCGGACCACGCTTTAA
- a CDS encoding nucleoside recognition domain-containing protein, whose translation MLNGLWLGFFLIATVAALGRWLLGGDPAVFAALVESLFAMAKLAVEIMIVLFGTLTLWLGFLRIAEKAGLIDVLARMLGPLFRRLMPEVPAGHPALGLITLNFAANGLGLDNAATPIGLRAMRALQELNPSKTVASNAQILFLVLNTSSLTLLPVSIFMYRVQQGAEDPTLVFLPILLATTASSLAGLLAVALVQRLRIWDPVVLAYFIPGALLLGGFMALLAGLSATALASLSSLLGNLTLFGLIIGFLVVGALRKVPVYESFIEGAQEGFEVSKNLLPYLIAMLCAIGVLRASGALDYGLDGIRWLIEALGWDTRFVDALPTALVKPFSGSAARAMLIETMQNHGVDSFPALIAATVQGSTETTFYVLAVYFGAVGIQRARHAVGCALVADFAGITAAILVCYWFFG comes from the coding sequence ATGCTCAACGGCCTCTGGCTGGGCTTTTTTCTGATCGCCACCGTTGCCGCGCTTGGACGCTGGCTGCTGGGCGGCGATCCGGCGGTATTCGCCGCACTGGTCGAGAGCCTGTTTGCCATGGCCAAGCTGGCCGTGGAAATCATGATCGTGCTGTTCGGCACCCTGACACTCTGGCTGGGTTTCCTGCGCATCGCCGAGAAGGCGGGTCTGATCGACGTGCTGGCGCGCATGCTAGGGCCGCTGTTTCGCCGGCTGATGCCCGAGGTGCCGGCTGGGCACCCGGCCTTGGGGCTGATCACGCTCAACTTCGCCGCCAATGGTCTTGGCCTGGACAACGCCGCGACGCCCATCGGCCTGCGCGCCATGCGTGCACTGCAGGAGCTTAATCCCAGCAAGACGGTCGCAAGCAACGCGCAGATCCTTTTTCTCGTACTCAACACCTCATCGCTGACGTTGCTGCCGGTTTCGATCTTCATGTACCGCGTGCAGCAGGGCGCCGAAGATCCGACTCTGGTGTTTCTGCCAATCCTGCTGGCAACCACCGCCTCCTCCCTAGCGGGTCTGCTGGCGGTGGCGTTGGTACAGCGACTGCGCATCTGGGACCCGGTGGTGCTCGCCTATTTCATTCCTGGTGCGCTGCTGCTTGGCGGCTTCATGGCGCTGCTCGCCGGGCTCTCGGCCACCGCGCTGGCATCGTTGTCATCGCTGCTGGGCAATCTCACGCTGTTCGGGCTGATCATCGGCTTTCTGGTTGTCGGGGCGCTGCGCAAGGTGCCGGTCTACGAGAGCTTCATCGAGGGCGCCCAGGAAGGTTTTGAGGTTTCCAAAAATCTGCTGCCCTATCTCATCGCCATGCTCTGCGCCATCGGCGTGCTGCGCGCTTCCGGCGCGCTGGATTACGGGCTGGATGGCATTCGCTGGCTGATCGAAGCACTGGGCTGGGATACCCGTTTCGTCGATGCGCTGCCCACGGCGCTGGTCAAACCCTTCTCCGGCAGCGCGGCGCGGGCGATGCTGATCGAGACCATGCAGAACCACGGCGTCGACAGCTTCCCGGCGCTGATCGCGGCGACGGTGCAAGGCAGCACCGAGACCACCTTCTATGTGCTTGCCGTGTATTTTGGTGCGGTCGGCATCCAGCGTGCGCGGCATGCGGTGGGGTGCGCGTTGGTGGCGGACTTCGCCGGGATTACGGCGGCAATCCTGGTCTGCTACTGGTTCTTTGGGTAA
- a CDS encoding DUF1328 domain-containing protein yields the protein MLSWAITFLIIAIIAAVLGFGGIAGTATGIAKILFVVFLVLFVASLIFGRGRGPRV from the coding sequence ATGCTGAGCTGGGCTATTACATTTCTGATCATCGCCATCATCGCCGCGGTACTGGGCTTCGGTGGTATCGCTGGCACTGCAACGGGTATCGCCAAGATCCTGTTCGTGGTTTTCCTGGTGCTGTTCGTCGCTTCGCTGATCTTCGGCCGAGGTCGCGGTCCGCGTGTCTGA
- a CDS encoding PA2169 family four-helix-bundle protein, which translates to MNQNMSQLNELIEITRDGQHFYQHALEVVKDVELQHLFRDLAQAKTHIIQALSVKVAANQEQPAQGGTTAGKLREMYADTKARLGDADAVYIDQLDQTEERILAAFEDALKTAEPDVRALLAIELPKIRACHEKVHRLNHGSAH; encoded by the coding sequence ATGAACCAGAACATGAGTCAGCTCAACGAGCTTATCGAGATCACCCGCGACGGCCAGCATTTCTACCAACACGCGCTTGAGGTCGTAAAGGACGTCGAGTTGCAGCATCTGTTCCGTGACCTCGCGCAGGCCAAGACCCACATCATTCAGGCGCTGTCGGTGAAAGTCGCTGCCAACCAGGAGCAACCGGCCCAGGGCGGCACCACCGCCGGCAAATTACGCGAGATGTATGCCGACACCAAAGCGCGCCTCGGTGATGCCGATGCCGTGTACATCGATCAGCTGGATCAGACGGAGGAACGCATCCTCGCCGCGTTCGAGGATGCCTTGAAAACCGCCGAACCGGATGTGAGGGCGTTGCTGGCCATCGAGCTGCCGAAAATACGCGCCTGCCACGAGAAGGTTCACAGACTCAACCACGGCTCGGCCCATTGA
- the algB gene encoding sigma-54-dependent response regulator transcription factor AlgB produces MDQTTDSGGRILLVDDEAAILRTFRYCLEDRGYTVVTAASASQAEAILQRQVFDLCFLDLRLGEDNGLDVLQQMRVLAPWMRVVIVTAHSAVDTAVDAMQAGAADYLVKPCSPEQLRLSAAKQLEVRQMAARLEALEGEVQKRSDALGSYSPAMMSVLETGRQVADTDANILILGESGTGKGELARAIHNWSRRAKKAFITINCPSLSADLMESELFGHNRGAFTGATESTLGRVNQADGGTLFLDEIGDFPLALQPKLLRFIQDKEYERVGDPVTRRADVRILAATNLNLEEMVREGRFREDLLYRLNVITLNLPPMRERPEDVIALAERFLAFFVKNYGRPARGFSDSAIAALRTYRWPGNVRELRNVVERASIICPQEMIEVSHLGLADQNINNAPRIGEPLSLEDLEKAHISGVLSTSDTLEQAARILGIDASTLYRKRKQYGL; encoded by the coding sequence ATGGACCAAACGACCGACAGCGGTGGGCGCATTCTCCTGGTAGATGACGAAGCCGCGATCCTGCGTACTTTCCGCTACTGCCTCGAGGATCGGGGCTACACAGTGGTCACGGCCGCCAGCGCCTCGCAGGCCGAAGCGATTCTGCAACGTCAGGTGTTCGACCTGTGCTTCCTCGATTTACGCCTTGGCGAAGACAACGGCCTCGACGTCCTTCAACAGATGCGTGTACTCGCGCCCTGGATGCGCGTCGTGATCGTCACCGCTCATTCCGCCGTGGATACCGCGGTGGACGCCATGCAGGCCGGCGCTGCGGACTATCTGGTCAAGCCGTGCAGCCCCGAGCAATTGCGCCTGTCAGCCGCCAAGCAGTTGGAGGTCCGCCAGATGGCGGCGCGGCTGGAAGCGCTGGAAGGCGAGGTGCAGAAGCGCAGTGACGCGCTGGGATCTTATAGCCCGGCGATGATGAGCGTCCTGGAGACCGGCCGACAGGTGGCCGACACCGATGCGAACATCCTGATTCTCGGCGAATCCGGTACCGGCAAGGGGGAACTGGCGCGGGCGATCCACAACTGGAGCCGCCGTGCAAAGAAAGCCTTCATCACCATCAACTGTCCATCGCTGTCGGCGGACCTGATGGAAAGCGAGCTGTTCGGGCACAACCGCGGCGCCTTCACCGGCGCGACCGAAAGCACTCTCGGGCGCGTCAACCAGGCTGACGGCGGCACGCTGTTCCTCGACGAAATCGGCGACTTTCCTCTGGCCCTGCAACCCAAGCTGCTCAGGTTCATTCAGGACAAGGAATACGAACGCGTCGGTGATCCGGTCACGCGGCGTGCCGATGTGCGCATCCTCGCCGCGACCAACCTGAATCTTGAGGAAATGGTGCGTGAAGGACGCTTCCGCGAGGATCTGCTCTATCGCCTGAACGTCATCACCTTGAACCTGCCGCCGATGCGCGAGCGTCCGGAAGACGTTATTGCGCTGGCCGAGCGCTTCCTCGCGTTCTTCGTCAAGAACTACGGACGCCCAGCGCGTGGCTTCAGCGACAGTGCCATCGCGGCACTGCGAACCTATCGCTGGCCCGGCAACGTGCGCGAACTGCGCAACGTGGTCGAGCGCGCCAGCATCATTTGCCCGCAGGAGATGATCGAAGTCAGCCATCTCGGGCTGGCTGATCAGAACATCAACAACGCACCGCGCATCGGTGAGCCGCTCAGTCTGGAAGATCTGGAGAAAGCGCATATCTCTGGCGTGTTGAGCACCAGCGACACCCTTGAACAGGCCGCCCGAATTCTCGGCATCGACGCCTCGACGCTCTACCGAAAGCGCAAGCAATACGGCTTATGA